The Borrelia hispanica CRI genome has a window encoding:
- a CDS encoding Vsp/OspC family lipoprotein — protein sequence MAYVKKDGDKGIKELCALNKTVYELLTASNRMVSDAIAELVV from the coding sequence ATAGCTTATGTAAAAAAGGATGGAGATAAAGGAATAAAAGAATTATGCGCACTCAACAAAACAGTTTATGAATTGTTGACGGCTTCTAATAGAATGGTATCGGATGCAATAGCAGAACTTGTAGTTTAA
- a CDS encoding Vsp/OspC family lipoprotein: MEFAGKVKEVHTLVKSVDELAKAIGKKIKSDNNNFEAEANKTGSLVAGALQIVLTVKEKLGKLDAEATKFEEVNSKFTEAKGKIDEFVKKLKEGHAALGEHDAQDDDVKKAIDRIGQPNGDKGAKELGGLNKAIDELLRASNKIVSDAMAELVVKPTI, encoded by the coding sequence GTGGAGTTTGCAGGGAAAGTAAAGGAAGTGCATACTTTAGTTAAGTCGGTTGATGAGCTGGCTAAAGCTATAGGGAAGAAAATTAAAAGTGATAATAATAATTTTGAGGCTGAAGCTAATAAGACTGGTTCTTTAGTTGCGGGGGCATTGCAGATAGTATTAACTGTAAAAGAGAAATTGGGTAAGTTAGATGCAGAAGCTACTAAATTTGAAGAAGTTAATTCAAAATTTACTGAAGCTAAGGGTAAAATTGATGAGTTTGTAAAGAAATTAAAAGAAGGTCATGCTGCTCTTGGTGAACATGATGCTCAGGATGATGATGTGAAGAAAGCTATAGATAGAATTGGTCAACCTAATGGAGATAAAGGAGCAAAAGAATTAGGAGGACTCAACAAAGCAATTGATGAATTGTTAAGGGCTTCTAATAAAATAGTATCGGATGCAATGGCAGAGCTTGTAGTTAAACCTACTATTTAA
- a CDS encoding variable large family protein, which yields MKKRGVKGIRIREVMMMLVMVVMMGCNSGGVAGGEGKVNLEAKNSFLESLVKIGEGFQEIFAGFGSAIGDAFGFTVVKSGDKKSKVGEHFKEIGDGLTTTKNKLKELEGKISEAKNADGVTVEAVKGAIKGANDVFTQLIASLTKLSDVTNDGSEIAATAIAAASAPANKDNVETIIAGVKEIIKVAETSGVKIEKGIPGGSVANGAGSSTATINANAAAGAGAGPKLAEEVAKADPWAMIDKIKDSKTNTAQLTVDNNNDAGTLATGANANDVNGAKAATNADLAAAVALKAMTKGGKLSAHNANNEVDAVKAAATTAVNKVLGILDFIIKRTVGSNLEKVKEAIKGIKYSETSGVDSTKSDTTQATTTK from the coding sequence ATGAAGAAAAGAGGAGTAAAGGGAATAAGAATAAGAGAAGTAATGATGATGCTGGTGATGGTGGTGATGATGGGATGTAATAGTGGGGGAGTTGCGGGAGGAGAGGGGAAGGTAAACTTGGAAGCTAAGAATAGTTTTTTAGAGTCATTAGTAAAGATAGGAGAGGGGTTTCAGGAGATTTTTGCTGGTTTTGGGAGTGCAATAGGGGATGCATTTGGATTTACTGTTGTTAAATCGGGGGATAAGAAAAGTAAGGTGGGAGAACACTTTAAGGAAATAGGTGATGGACTTACAACAACTAAGAATAAGTTAAAAGAGCTAGAAGGTAAGATATCAGAGGCTAAGAATGCTGATGGAGTTACAGTTGAAGCTGTTAAAGGTGCAATCAAAGGAGCAAATGATGTTTTTACACAGCTAATTGCTTCACTAACTAAACTTTCTGATGTAACTAACGATGGTTCTGAAATTGCTGCTACTGCTATTGCTGCTGCTTCAGCACCAGCTAATAAAGATAATGTTGAAACCATTATTGCAGGAGTGAAAGAAATTATTAAAGTAGCGGAGACATCTGGAGTAAAGATTGAGAAAGGAATTCCTGGTGGTTCGGTTGCCAATGGTGCGGGTAGTTCTACTGCTACCATTAATGCTAATGCTGCTGCAGGTGCTGGAGCTGGTCCTAAATTGGCTGAAGAAGTGGCTAAAGCAGACCCATGGGCAATGATTGATAAAATAAAAGATTCTAAGACCAATACTGCTCAACTTACTGTTGATAATAATAATGATGCTGGAACATTGGCTACTGGTGCTAATGCTAATGATGTTAATGGAGCTAAGGCGGCTACTAACGCAGATTTAGCAGCAGCTGTAGCTCTTAAGGCTATGACTAAAGGAGGCAAACTTAGTGCTCATAATGCTAATAATGAAGTTGATGCGGTTAAAGCAGCAGCAACAACCGCAGTAAATAAGGTATTAGGAATACTTGATTTTATAATTAAGAGAACAGTAGGAAGTAATTTAGAAAAGGTAAAAGAAGCAATTAAGGGAATAAAATACTCTGAGACTAGTGGAGTTGACTCTACTAAATCTGATACTACTCAAGCTACAACCACTAAATAA